A DNA window from Myxocyprinus asiaticus isolate MX2 ecotype Aquarium Trade chromosome 15, UBuf_Myxa_2, whole genome shotgun sequence contains the following coding sequences:
- the zgc:158766 gene encoding pleckstrin homology domain-containing family G member 4B isoform X1, protein MKLLFGPFCSLTAVVTMNYCCMERTSPLSAQRNSEMSVLSLTLSMFVLLQDSESLDNCIQSILSALYPPFSSTAATVLWQLFGVVERQYRGDGLRCFLDFLLPAKRILYIIKHEACLRFKGLLLYHEGWPLCLHEKVVLQLAPLHKVRLRQGDFYLQVVPLGHKTAKLVIKCLLGSGQAIAEIPVSESMYGNVFTPDFLQNVTRGRNLHPLQNCLLSTGAVVYRTPWKNVVNPLFVTSTADAIMQARSGGGALRGQLSTCSTRGSTGTLDSHRSSRESLHSQGAESTMSEPVLSHSLTDMSISSLHSENSTLHQMDEQSPTSKTHSLPQTPTLSSPDQGCGRSGGGISHKILSFSTDLSNPGLRKRHPRDSAAFESRRLFRKSYMEALQNPMNLGSSSESILEEGTESEPRLSRGSDSHSVLKEQVPQRICARGWLGGEESHTSSPIPQTPCVKSAELRPGERRSKSLEHSNKDSQVKGHRTRSSSGGSSSGLPKKLMNSYAFRFGKLDLEAAFPGLEKRSNKENSGLSEEGVRSSSRRCSNSGDELLPPKPSNRPSVCPAPSTALSTVCTPSLPSLMTQVNQELLTSSAITLPGNQDRSGRAVLQVCTRNQVWTDTCCTVNEITGLLCYYCNRLRKEERDLGLTVVVDSRRQPIALNLLYALSQFQSSEPNALYSVLLLVDKDSAVKLERDFTVPCEVVTSLRALQKHIDSSQLTRDLEGTFPYDHNHYIHFRQKIEPFATSCSAAISSLQHSIDTLNRIGSLETSEEVSEVIGQQRNLMKNILEDTELNCLRLEGGTFLARIRKDEMCENKNYRDAVDLVSALYNQVDEEVHKLVILSNKSLQQLETLLELRSTQEQHEEVKRWFCVESEKHLAPLDSYGLTLSSIQDMRQNLVQFMEESTEQQKKAAVLMRDSKATSSSSLLEFKQNINSVLQRSDRRKNELDILLNLYEFYESANQWIVHCQDYFSQLRVDDNVVSCTPAALHILQDFHSEASKFSLENFSSLNQMVLNLSSPRELQQWTTVWQKFQQTKQQLEEILAKATAAPLTPTESTSSPPEKFDKPAVTQNGGDPLPALNSHSTLSFEYDDAKPDSAGPFSKTQLPFPFPPESGKLSPSLFDDTDSDCTIDSSISCHSEPLHSPATHHRKQPLKKIMKKTMSYEPMARDKAHVDAGHHGYTGVYIKGLEVTNNMCVEKKLQWADVKGPALGRSRSMSSPSRVHCRHSDGDIKRLSSKIQHIMDEMISTEREYTRSLSYIIEHYFPEMERLDLPQDLRGKRSIIFGNLEKLCDFHSQFFLKDLESCAHSPLSISSCFLRHEEQFGMYALYSKNKPRSDALLTSHGNSFFKNKQLELGDKMDLASYLLKPIQRMSKYALLLKDLIKECSHSHEQELADLRTAEEMVKFQLRHGNDLLAMDAIHGCDVNLKEQGQLRCQDEFIVWCGRKKYLRHVFLFEDLILFSKTKKIEGGYDIYIYKQSFKTAEIGMTENVGDSGLRFEIWFRRRKSQDTFILQASSGEVKAAWTAVIGKILWRQALRNRELRMQEMVSMGIGNKPLMDIKTSDAAISDRAVDYIMKGSESRMRASIAVSSFDHSTPFKRPHSTISNSSSSSSSSQSSSSLLGSLNLHLTHSLPSCPSLGHWPYDCIEEDELEHDSTVKSSMITDNVETLSPCTSSESGSGLSSITVQHHSAIVMKSFTSDAHSYLSSPTPSPSPPKVTSSILYHTEQELQPQTNKFITAL, encoded by the exons CTTCGATTCAAAGGACTTTTGCTCTACCACGAAGGATGGCCGCTTTGTTTACATGAGAAAGTAGTTCTGCAGCTAGCACCCCTGCATAAAGTACGCCTGAGGCAGGGAGATTTCTATCTGCAGGTGGTTCCTCTAGGCCACAAGACAGCCAAACTGGTCATAAAATGCCTTTTGGGGAGTGGGCAAGCCATCGCAGAGATCCCAGTCTCCGAGAGCATGTACGGCAACGTCTTCACGCCTGACTTCCTGCAGAATGTAACGCGCGGGCGCAACCTGCACCCTCTCCAGAACTGCCTCCTCAGCACTGGTGCTGTGGTCTACCGCACACCCTGGAAGAACGTGGTCAACCCTTTGTTTGTGACCAGCACTGCTGACGCCATCATGCAGGCGCGGAGCGGCGGAGGAGCCCTGCGAGGTCAACTGAGCACCTGTAGCACCCGCGGCTCTACGGGAACGCTGGACAGTCATCGCAGCTCCCGAGAGTCCTTGCACTCACAGGGGGCAGAGTCCACCATGTCGGAACCCGTCCTAAGTCATAGCCTTACGGATATGAGCATCAGCTCCCTCCACTCGGAAAACTCAACCTTGCACCAGATGGATGAACAAAGTCCCACATCCAAAACCCACTCCCTACCCCAGACACCCACCTTGAGCAGCCCAGATCAGGGTTGTGGTAGAAGCGGAGGTGGAATTAGTCACAAAATCCTTTCGTTTAGCACGGACCTCAGTAATCCCGGCCTTCGTAAACGCCATCCCAGAGATTCTGCGGCTTTTGAGTCGCGCCGGCTTTTCCGCAAGTCGTATATGGAGGCGCTGCAGAACCCGATGAATCTTGGATCCAGCTCGGAATCAATTCTGGAAGAGGGGACAGAGTCGGAGCCAAGATTGTCACGAGGTTCGGATAGCCACTCTGTTCTGAAAGAGCAGGTTCCTCAGAGGATCTGTGCCCGTGGATGGCTGGGAGGTGAAGAATCTCACACCAGTTCTCCCATCCCACAAACGCCGTGTGTTAAGAGCGCTGAGCTCCGTCCAGGGGAGAGACGCTCCAAATCTCTTGAACATTCTAACAAAGACTCGCAGGTTAAAGGTCACCGAACGCGGTCCTCTTCTGGTGGATCCAGTAGTGGACTTCCGAAGAAACTTATGAACAGCTATGCATTCCGTTTTGGCAAACTGGACTTGGAGGCGGCCTTTCCTGGCTTGGAGAAACGGAGCAACAAAGAGAACTCAG GTCTCTCTGAAGAGGGTGTACGGTCCAGCTCGAGGAGATGCAGTAACAGTGGTGATGAACTTCTGCCTCCCAAACCCTCCAATAGACCATCAGTCTGTCCTGCCCCGTCCACAGCACTCTCTACTGTCTGTACCCCGTCACTGCCCTCACTGATGACACAGGTCAACCAGGAACTCCTGACCTCTAGTGCGATCACGCTACCTG GTAACCAAGACCGCAGTGGGAGAGCAGTGCTGCAGGTGTGCACTAGAAATCAGGTGTGGACGGACACATGTTGCACTGTGAATGAGATCACTGGGCTGCTGTGCTACTACTGCAACAGACTGCG GAAGGAGGAACGTGATCTGGGTTTGACAGTTGTCGTTGACAGTCGCAGGCAGCCTATCGCTTTGAACCTTTTATATGCGCTGTCTCAGTTTCAG TCTTCTGAACCAAATGCACTTTACTCTGTTTTGTTACTCGTGGACAAAGATTCTGCAGTTAAACTAGAGAGAGACTTCACAGTTCCA TGTGAAGTCGTGACGTCTTTGAGAGCTCTGCAGAAACACATTGATTCATCTCAACTCACCAGAGACTTAGAAGGCACCTTCCCATATGACCACAACCactacattcactttagacag AAAATCGAACCATTTGCAACTAGCTGCAGCGCGGCAATATCTTCCCTTCAACACTCCATTGACACACTGAACCGCATCGGCAGTCTGGAGACCTCGGAG GAGGTGTCAGAGGTCATAGGTCAGCAGAGGAACCTCATGAAGAACATTCTGGAAGACACGGAACTGAACTGCTTGCGGCTGGAGGGCGGCACGTTTCTGGCACGCATAAGGAAAGACGAGATGTGTGAGAATAAGAATTACAG GGATGCAGTGGATCTGGTCAGTGCGCTGTATAACCAGGTGGATGAAGAGGTCCATAAACTGGTCATTCTGTCTAATAAATCACTACAGCAGCTGGAGACTCTTCTGGAGCTGCGCTCAACCCAGGAGCAACATGAGGAg GTTAAGAGGTGGTTTTGTGTGGAGAGTGAAAAACATTTGGCTCCGCTGGACTCCTACGGTCTCACTTTGAGCTCCATTCAGGACATGAGACAGAATCTGGTCCAGTTTATGGAGGAGTCCACA GAGCAGCAGAAGAAAGCTGCAGTGTTAATGCGAGACTCTAAAGCCACGTCCAGTTCGTCTCTTCTAGAGTTCAAACAGAACATTAACTCTGTCCTTCAGCGCAGCGACAGACGCAAGAATGAACTGGACATCCTGCTGAACCTCTACGAGTTCTACGAATCG GCAAACCAGTGGATAGTCCATTGCCAGGATTATTTCAGCCAGTTGAGGGTGGACGATAATGTGGTCAGTTGCACGCCTGCGGCGCTTCACATTCTGCAGGACTTCCACAGTGAGGCCTCAAAGTTCTCTTTGGAAAACTTCAGCTCGCTCAACCAGATGGTTTTAAACCTCAGCAGTCCACGAGAGCTGCAGCAGTGGACAACCGTTTGGCAAAAATTCCAACAAACCAAACAGCAACTGGAGGAGATACTGGCCAAAGCTACAGCTGCACCACTGACCCCCACAGAGTCCACTTCCAGCCCCCCAGAGAAGTTCGATAAACCTGCAGTGACCCAAAACGGAGGAGACCCCCTTCCTGCACTGAACTCTCACAGCACGCTGTCTTTCGAATATGATGACGCAAAGCCCGACTCGGCAGGCCCCTTCTCCAAAACCCAACTCCCTTTCCCGTTTCCCCCAGAGAGTGGAAAACTCTCGCCATCCCTGTTTGACGACACCGACAGCGACTGCACCATCGATTCGTCCATCTCGTGCCACTCGGAGCCACTGCATTCCCCAGCTACACACCATCGCAAGCAGCCACTCAAAAAGATCATGAAGAAGACGATGAGCTACGAGCCGATGGCACGAGACAAGGCTCACGTGGATGCCGGTCATCACGGGTACACGGGCGTCTACATCAAAGGACTGGAGGTCACCAACAACATGTGTGTGGAGAAGAAACTGCAGTGGGCAGACGTGAAGGGTCCAGCGCTGGGGCGCAGTCGCAGTATGTCCTCTCCGTCCAGAGTCCACTGCAGACACAGTGACGGAGACATAAAGAGACTCAGCAG TAAAATCCAGCACATTATGGATGAGATGATCTCCACAGAGCGAGAGTACACGCGCTCTCTCAGCTACATCATCGAGCATTATTTCCCTGAGATGGAGCGCTTGGATCTGCCACAGGACCTGAGAGGGAAACGCAGTATTATCTTTGGGAATCTGGAGAAGCTGTGTGACTTTCACAGTCAGTTCTTCCTGAAAGATCTGGAGAGCTGCGCACACTCGCCTCTGTCCATCAGCAGCTGCTTCTTGAGACAT GAGGAACAGTTTGGAATGTACGCGCTGTATAGTAAAAACAAGCCACGCTCGGATGCTTTGCTAACAAGCCACGGAAACAGTTTCTTCAAG AATAAGCAGCTGGAGTTGGGTGATAAGATGGACCTGGCGTCGTACCTGCTGAAGCCCATCCAGAGGATGAGTAAATACGCTCTCCTGCTCAAAGATCTGATCAAAGAGTGCAGTCACTCTCATGAGCAGGAGCTCGCTGACCTCAGAACAGCTGAAGAGATGGTCAAATTCCAGCTACGCCACGGCAACGACCTCCTCGCCATGGACGCCATTCACGGATGTGAT GTCAACCTAAAGGAACAGGGTCAACTTCGTTGTCAAGATGAGTTCATTGTTTGGTGCGGACGTAAAAAATACCTCCGTCATGTCTTCTTATTTGAAGATCTCATCCTCTTCAGCAAGACCAAAAAAATAGAAGGAGGTTATGACATCTACATCTACAAACAGTCCTTCAAG ACGGCAGAGATTGGAATGACGGAGAATGTTGGTGACAGCGGCCTGCGCTTCGAGATCTGGTTTCGACGGCGGAAGTCGCAGGATACTTTCATCCTGCAGGCGAGTTCTGGCGAGGTGAAGGCCGCGTGGACGGCCGTCATCGGCAAAATCCTGTGGAGACAAGCGTTACGCAACAGAG AGTTGCGCATGCAGGAGATGGTTTCCATGGGGATTGGAAACAAGCCGTTAATGGACATTAAAACCAGTGATGCTGCCATCAGTGATCGAGCCGTCGACTACATTATGAAAGGGTCAG AATCGAGGATGCGGGCGTCTATAGCGGTCTCTTCGTTCGATCACTCCACGCCGTTTAAGAGACCGCACTCCACCATCTCCAACAGCAGCTCTTCATCGTCCAGCAGCCAATCATCTTCCTCTCTTCTGGGGTCACTGAACTTGCACCTGACTCACTCGCTGCCCAGCTGCCCGTCTCTGGGTCACTGGCCGTACGACTGCATCGAAGAAGACGAGCTCGAGCACGATTCGACCGTTAAGTCATCCATGA TCACAGACAACGTTGAAACGTTGTCGCCGTGCACGTCCAGTGAGAGTGGAAGCGGTCTGAGCTCCATCACTGTCCAGCATCATTCTGCTATAGTAATGAAGAGCTTCACCAGCGATGCACACTCGTATCTCTCCTCTCCTACACCCTCACCGTCTCCACCCAAAGTCACTTCCTCCATCCTCTATCACACAGAGCAGGAGCTGCAACCTCAAACCAACAAGTTCATCACAGCG
- the zgc:158766 gene encoding pleckstrin homology domain-containing family G member 4B isoform X2, giving the protein MRTLSTMHSRAKSRSCENYLCIKDSESLDNCIQSILSALYPPFSSTAATVLWQLFGVVERQYRGDGLRCFLDFLLPAKRILYIIKHEACLRFKGLLLYHEGWPLCLHEKVVLQLAPLHKVRLRQGDFYLQVVPLGHKTAKLVIKCLLGSGQAIAEIPVSESMYGNVFTPDFLQNVTRGRNLHPLQNCLLSTGAVVYRTPWKNVVNPLFVTSTADAIMQARSGGGALRGQLSTCSTRGSTGTLDSHRSSRESLHSQGAESTMSEPVLSHSLTDMSISSLHSENSTLHQMDEQSPTSKTHSLPQTPTLSSPDQGCGRSGGGISHKILSFSTDLSNPGLRKRHPRDSAAFESRRLFRKSYMEALQNPMNLGSSSESILEEGTESEPRLSRGSDSHSVLKEQVPQRICARGWLGGEESHTSSPIPQTPCVKSAELRPGERRSKSLEHSNKDSQVKGHRTRSSSGGSSSGLPKKLMNSYAFRFGKLDLEAAFPGLEKRSNKENSGLSEEGVRSSSRRCSNSGDELLPPKPSNRPSVCPAPSTALSTVCTPSLPSLMTQVNQELLTSSAITLPGNQDRSGRAVLQVCTRNQVWTDTCCTVNEITGLLCYYCNRLRKEERDLGLTVVVDSRRQPIALNLLYALSQFQSSEPNALYSVLLLVDKDSAVKLERDFTVPCEVVTSLRALQKHIDSSQLTRDLEGTFPYDHNHYIHFRQKIEPFATSCSAAISSLQHSIDTLNRIGSLETSEEVSEVIGQQRNLMKNILEDTELNCLRLEGGTFLARIRKDEMCENKNYRDAVDLVSALYNQVDEEVHKLVILSNKSLQQLETLLELRSTQEQHEEVKRWFCVESEKHLAPLDSYGLTLSSIQDMRQNLVQFMEESTEQQKKAAVLMRDSKATSSSSLLEFKQNINSVLQRSDRRKNELDILLNLYEFYESANQWIVHCQDYFSQLRVDDNVVSCTPAALHILQDFHSEASKFSLENFSSLNQMVLNLSSPRELQQWTTVWQKFQQTKQQLEEILAKATAAPLTPTESTSSPPEKFDKPAVTQNGGDPLPALNSHSTLSFEYDDAKPDSAGPFSKTQLPFPFPPESGKLSPSLFDDTDSDCTIDSSISCHSEPLHSPATHHRKQPLKKIMKKTMSYEPMARDKAHVDAGHHGYTGVYIKGLEVTNNMCVEKKLQWADVKGPALGRSRSMSSPSRVHCRHSDGDIKRLSSKIQHIMDEMISTEREYTRSLSYIIEHYFPEMERLDLPQDLRGKRSIIFGNLEKLCDFHSQFFLKDLESCAHSPLSISSCFLRHEEQFGMYALYSKNKPRSDALLTSHGNSFFKNKQLELGDKMDLASYLLKPIQRMSKYALLLKDLIKECSHSHEQELADLRTAEEMVKFQLRHGNDLLAMDAIHGCDVNLKEQGQLRCQDEFIVWCGRKKYLRHVFLFEDLILFSKTKKIEGGYDIYIYKQSFKTAEIGMTENVGDSGLRFEIWFRRRKSQDTFILQASSGEVKAAWTAVIGKILWRQALRNRELRMQEMVSMGIGNKPLMDIKTSDAAISDRAVDYIMKGSESRMRASIAVSSFDHSTPFKRPHSTISNSSSSSSSSQSSSSLLGSLNLHLTHSLPSCPSLGHWPYDCIEEDELEHDSTVKSSMITDNVETLSPCTSSESGSGLSSITVQHHSAIVMKSFTSDAHSYLSSPTPSPSPPKVTSSILYHTEQELQPQTNKFITAL; this is encoded by the exons CTTCGATTCAAAGGACTTTTGCTCTACCACGAAGGATGGCCGCTTTGTTTACATGAGAAAGTAGTTCTGCAGCTAGCACCCCTGCATAAAGTACGCCTGAGGCAGGGAGATTTCTATCTGCAGGTGGTTCCTCTAGGCCACAAGACAGCCAAACTGGTCATAAAATGCCTTTTGGGGAGTGGGCAAGCCATCGCAGAGATCCCAGTCTCCGAGAGCATGTACGGCAACGTCTTCACGCCTGACTTCCTGCAGAATGTAACGCGCGGGCGCAACCTGCACCCTCTCCAGAACTGCCTCCTCAGCACTGGTGCTGTGGTCTACCGCACACCCTGGAAGAACGTGGTCAACCCTTTGTTTGTGACCAGCACTGCTGACGCCATCATGCAGGCGCGGAGCGGCGGAGGAGCCCTGCGAGGTCAACTGAGCACCTGTAGCACCCGCGGCTCTACGGGAACGCTGGACAGTCATCGCAGCTCCCGAGAGTCCTTGCACTCACAGGGGGCAGAGTCCACCATGTCGGAACCCGTCCTAAGTCATAGCCTTACGGATATGAGCATCAGCTCCCTCCACTCGGAAAACTCAACCTTGCACCAGATGGATGAACAAAGTCCCACATCCAAAACCCACTCCCTACCCCAGACACCCACCTTGAGCAGCCCAGATCAGGGTTGTGGTAGAAGCGGAGGTGGAATTAGTCACAAAATCCTTTCGTTTAGCACGGACCTCAGTAATCCCGGCCTTCGTAAACGCCATCCCAGAGATTCTGCGGCTTTTGAGTCGCGCCGGCTTTTCCGCAAGTCGTATATGGAGGCGCTGCAGAACCCGATGAATCTTGGATCCAGCTCGGAATCAATTCTGGAAGAGGGGACAGAGTCGGAGCCAAGATTGTCACGAGGTTCGGATAGCCACTCTGTTCTGAAAGAGCAGGTTCCTCAGAGGATCTGTGCCCGTGGATGGCTGGGAGGTGAAGAATCTCACACCAGTTCTCCCATCCCACAAACGCCGTGTGTTAAGAGCGCTGAGCTCCGTCCAGGGGAGAGACGCTCCAAATCTCTTGAACATTCTAACAAAGACTCGCAGGTTAAAGGTCACCGAACGCGGTCCTCTTCTGGTGGATCCAGTAGTGGACTTCCGAAGAAACTTATGAACAGCTATGCATTCCGTTTTGGCAAACTGGACTTGGAGGCGGCCTTTCCTGGCTTGGAGAAACGGAGCAACAAAGAGAACTCAG GTCTCTCTGAAGAGGGTGTACGGTCCAGCTCGAGGAGATGCAGTAACAGTGGTGATGAACTTCTGCCTCCCAAACCCTCCAATAGACCATCAGTCTGTCCTGCCCCGTCCACAGCACTCTCTACTGTCTGTACCCCGTCACTGCCCTCACTGATGACACAGGTCAACCAGGAACTCCTGACCTCTAGTGCGATCACGCTACCTG GTAACCAAGACCGCAGTGGGAGAGCAGTGCTGCAGGTGTGCACTAGAAATCAGGTGTGGACGGACACATGTTGCACTGTGAATGAGATCACTGGGCTGCTGTGCTACTACTGCAACAGACTGCG GAAGGAGGAACGTGATCTGGGTTTGACAGTTGTCGTTGACAGTCGCAGGCAGCCTATCGCTTTGAACCTTTTATATGCGCTGTCTCAGTTTCAG TCTTCTGAACCAAATGCACTTTACTCTGTTTTGTTACTCGTGGACAAAGATTCTGCAGTTAAACTAGAGAGAGACTTCACAGTTCCA TGTGAAGTCGTGACGTCTTTGAGAGCTCTGCAGAAACACATTGATTCATCTCAACTCACCAGAGACTTAGAAGGCACCTTCCCATATGACCACAACCactacattcactttagacag AAAATCGAACCATTTGCAACTAGCTGCAGCGCGGCAATATCTTCCCTTCAACACTCCATTGACACACTGAACCGCATCGGCAGTCTGGAGACCTCGGAG GAGGTGTCAGAGGTCATAGGTCAGCAGAGGAACCTCATGAAGAACATTCTGGAAGACACGGAACTGAACTGCTTGCGGCTGGAGGGCGGCACGTTTCTGGCACGCATAAGGAAAGACGAGATGTGTGAGAATAAGAATTACAG GGATGCAGTGGATCTGGTCAGTGCGCTGTATAACCAGGTGGATGAAGAGGTCCATAAACTGGTCATTCTGTCTAATAAATCACTACAGCAGCTGGAGACTCTTCTGGAGCTGCGCTCAACCCAGGAGCAACATGAGGAg GTTAAGAGGTGGTTTTGTGTGGAGAGTGAAAAACATTTGGCTCCGCTGGACTCCTACGGTCTCACTTTGAGCTCCATTCAGGACATGAGACAGAATCTGGTCCAGTTTATGGAGGAGTCCACA GAGCAGCAGAAGAAAGCTGCAGTGTTAATGCGAGACTCTAAAGCCACGTCCAGTTCGTCTCTTCTAGAGTTCAAACAGAACATTAACTCTGTCCTTCAGCGCAGCGACAGACGCAAGAATGAACTGGACATCCTGCTGAACCTCTACGAGTTCTACGAATCG GCAAACCAGTGGATAGTCCATTGCCAGGATTATTTCAGCCAGTTGAGGGTGGACGATAATGTGGTCAGTTGCACGCCTGCGGCGCTTCACATTCTGCAGGACTTCCACAGTGAGGCCTCAAAGTTCTCTTTGGAAAACTTCAGCTCGCTCAACCAGATGGTTTTAAACCTCAGCAGTCCACGAGAGCTGCAGCAGTGGACAACCGTTTGGCAAAAATTCCAACAAACCAAACAGCAACTGGAGGAGATACTGGCCAAAGCTACAGCTGCACCACTGACCCCCACAGAGTCCACTTCCAGCCCCCCAGAGAAGTTCGATAAACCTGCAGTGACCCAAAACGGAGGAGACCCCCTTCCTGCACTGAACTCTCACAGCACGCTGTCTTTCGAATATGATGACGCAAAGCCCGACTCGGCAGGCCCCTTCTCCAAAACCCAACTCCCTTTCCCGTTTCCCCCAGAGAGTGGAAAACTCTCGCCATCCCTGTTTGACGACACCGACAGCGACTGCACCATCGATTCGTCCATCTCGTGCCACTCGGAGCCACTGCATTCCCCAGCTACACACCATCGCAAGCAGCCACTCAAAAAGATCATGAAGAAGACGATGAGCTACGAGCCGATGGCACGAGACAAGGCTCACGTGGATGCCGGTCATCACGGGTACACGGGCGTCTACATCAAAGGACTGGAGGTCACCAACAACATGTGTGTGGAGAAGAAACTGCAGTGGGCAGACGTGAAGGGTCCAGCGCTGGGGCGCAGTCGCAGTATGTCCTCTCCGTCCAGAGTCCACTGCAGACACAGTGACGGAGACATAAAGAGACTCAGCAG TAAAATCCAGCACATTATGGATGAGATGATCTCCACAGAGCGAGAGTACACGCGCTCTCTCAGCTACATCATCGAGCATTATTTCCCTGAGATGGAGCGCTTGGATCTGCCACAGGACCTGAGAGGGAAACGCAGTATTATCTTTGGGAATCTGGAGAAGCTGTGTGACTTTCACAGTCAGTTCTTCCTGAAAGATCTGGAGAGCTGCGCACACTCGCCTCTGTCCATCAGCAGCTGCTTCTTGAGACAT GAGGAACAGTTTGGAATGTACGCGCTGTATAGTAAAAACAAGCCACGCTCGGATGCTTTGCTAACAAGCCACGGAAACAGTTTCTTCAAG AATAAGCAGCTGGAGTTGGGTGATAAGATGGACCTGGCGTCGTACCTGCTGAAGCCCATCCAGAGGATGAGTAAATACGCTCTCCTGCTCAAAGATCTGATCAAAGAGTGCAGTCACTCTCATGAGCAGGAGCTCGCTGACCTCAGAACAGCTGAAGAGATGGTCAAATTCCAGCTACGCCACGGCAACGACCTCCTCGCCATGGACGCCATTCACGGATGTGAT GTCAACCTAAAGGAACAGGGTCAACTTCGTTGTCAAGATGAGTTCATTGTTTGGTGCGGACGTAAAAAATACCTCCGTCATGTCTTCTTATTTGAAGATCTCATCCTCTTCAGCAAGACCAAAAAAATAGAAGGAGGTTATGACATCTACATCTACAAACAGTCCTTCAAG ACGGCAGAGATTGGAATGACGGAGAATGTTGGTGACAGCGGCCTGCGCTTCGAGATCTGGTTTCGACGGCGGAAGTCGCAGGATACTTTCATCCTGCAGGCGAGTTCTGGCGAGGTGAAGGCCGCGTGGACGGCCGTCATCGGCAAAATCCTGTGGAGACAAGCGTTACGCAACAGAG AGTTGCGCATGCAGGAGATGGTTTCCATGGGGATTGGAAACAAGCCGTTAATGGACATTAAAACCAGTGATGCTGCCATCAGTGATCGAGCCGTCGACTACATTATGAAAGGGTCAG AATCGAGGATGCGGGCGTCTATAGCGGTCTCTTCGTTCGATCACTCCACGCCGTTTAAGAGACCGCACTCCACCATCTCCAACAGCAGCTCTTCATCGTCCAGCAGCCAATCATCTTCCTCTCTTCTGGGGTCACTGAACTTGCACCTGACTCACTCGCTGCCCAGCTGCCCGTCTCTGGGTCACTGGCCGTACGACTGCATCGAAGAAGACGAGCTCGAGCACGATTCGACCGTTAAGTCATCCATGA TCACAGACAACGTTGAAACGTTGTCGCCGTGCACGTCCAGTGAGAGTGGAAGCGGTCTGAGCTCCATCACTGTCCAGCATCATTCTGCTATAGTAATGAAGAGCTTCACCAGCGATGCACACTCGTATCTCTCCTCTCCTACACCCTCACCGTCTCCACCCAAAGTCACTTCCTCCATCCTCTATCACACAGAGCAGGAGCTGCAACCTCAAACCAACAAGTTCATCACAGCG